The genome window GTCAGAGTGGAGGTTGCCGGTCGGCTCGTCGGCGAGGATCAGCTTCGGGTTCGCGATGAGCGCGCGCGCCACCCCGACGAGTTGCTGCTGGCCGCCGGAAAGCTGCGTGGGGAACAGGTCCTTCTTTCCGACGATCTGAAAGCGGTCGAGCATATCGGCGACCATCGCGGCGCGCTCGGAGCCCTTCACGTTCCGGTAGGAAAGGGGAACGTCCAGGTTCTCGCGCACCGTCAGGTTGTCGAGGAGGTGGTACTGCTGGAAGACGAAGCCGACGTTTTTCTTCGCGATCTCCGCGCGCTGCTTGGTCTTGAGCTGATGGATCGGCTCGCCGAGAAACCGGTATTCGCCCGACCAATCGGCGTCGAGCATCCCCATGATCGAGAGGAGCGTGGTCTTTCCGGATCCCGACGGCCCCATGATCGACACGAATTCCCCTTCGTCGATCCGGAGATCGATCTGGCGGAGGACCCA of Thermoanaerobaculia bacterium contains these proteins:
- a CDS encoding ABC transporter ATP-binding protein, with translation MIELSRVEKFYPTGPTKTWVLRQIDLRIDEGEFVSIMGPSGSGKTTLLSIMGMLDADWSGEYRFLGEPIHQLKTKQRAEIAKKNVGFVFQQYHLLDNLTVRENLDVPLSYRNVKGSERAAMVADMLDRFQIVGKKDLFPTQLSGGQQQLVGVARALIANPKLILADEPTGNLHSDQGREIMELFKKLNAAGTTIVQVTHSESNAAYGNRIVRLKDGWLVK